The following DNA comes from Methanothrix sp..
TCTCAATAGTCTCAATATAAGTATATCATGAATATGAATTTAATCAATCCGCCAATATTGCTTGTCGTTTTATTTTGCTCATCTCATCTTATGTGTAATCAGGGGCCTAAATGAAATGCAATGCTATATATTAATCTTTAGATTTTTCAGACTGAAGCACTATCCTCGTTACATGGAACAGCTAGAGGGTATTGTCTCATCCCTGATGAGATCATCTCCTCTCAACAGATCTTCCTTCAAGAGGAGCATCTCTGCCACATTCTCTTAAGAGATCTAGAGTTCATGATTAAAATCATTTGATAGTATAGGCGAGCCCTATTGGCTCTTGGCAAAAGAGGCGGTCGATAATGAGAGATAAGTTGATGTTACTGGTGGTCTTAGTAGGGCTGATATTTGGCTTATCGGCATCAGCTCTGGAATACTCGCCCGATTGTGCTGAATTCAGCAATAAGACCACAGATTGGAACAGAACGCTATCCGTGGACAAATTCGATCCGAGTTTGGGGGTTTTAAAGGGGGTCAAGGTCAGCGCAGACGCCTGTGCCTCTCAGCTCTTCATGCTGGATAGCGAGGATTCAGAGCCACAATGCTGGACTGTAGTCACCAACGCATGGCTTTCTGCGGCCATGCCGGATGGAAAGGATTTCGTCCTCTCCCTTCCGGAGAAAACCAATCAGTTTTGTCTTTCGGCGGATTTGGATGAGGAACCCGACTTTAAAGGAGATGATTCCTTCAGCTTCTTCATCAAAGAATGCGTTAAAGATGAAAGAACCTATAATGATCTGGAGAATTGGATCGGCCCAGGCAAGGTGGAATTCAGAGTAATTGCTAAAGGAATCACCGATGTTGCTGGGAGCTCCAGCTTTGATCAAAGGGTACGAACCTTTGCCAATGAGACTATTTGCGTCACTTACTACTATGAATCGTGTGATGATGGTCTGTGGTGCAATGGTATAGAGACCTCCAATGGTCTGATCTGTCTGCCCGGCACGCCACCCGACTGCAGTGATGGCATCGAGTGTACCATAGACTTCTGCAATGAGGAGACCGACAGGTGCGAGCACCGTGCTGATGACAGCAAGTGCGACGACGGACTGTGGTGCAATGGCGCTGAGACCTGTGATCCTGCCAAGGGCTGTCAGCCCGGCACGCCGCCCGACTGCAATGACGGCATCGAGTGTACCATAGACTTCTGCAATGAGGAGACTGACAGGTGCGAGCACCGTCCTGATGACAGCAAGTGTGATGACGGCATATTCTGCAATGGCGCTGAGACCTGCGACCCGGTTGAAGGTTGTCTGCCCGGCACGCCGCCCGACTGCAATGACAACATCGAGTGTACCATAGACTTCTGCAATGAGGAGACTGACAGGTGCGAGCACCGTCCTGATGACAGCAAGTGCGACGACGGCATATTCTGCAATGGCGCTGAGACCTGCGACCCGGTTGAAGGTTGTCTGCTCGGCACGCCGCCCGACTGCAATGACAACATCGAGTGTACCATAGACTTCTGCAACGAGGAGACCGACGAGTGCGAGCACAGTCCTGATGACAGCAAGTGCGACGACGGACTGTGGTGCAATGGCGCTGAGACCTGTGATCCAGTCAAGGGCTGTCAGCCCGGCACGCCGCCGACTGCAATGACAACATCGAGTGCACCATAGACTTCTGCAATGAGGAGACCGACGAGTGCGAGCACAGTCCTGATGACAGCAAGTGCGACGACGGACTGTGGTGCAATGGCGCTGAGACCTGCGATCCAGTCAAGGGCTGTCAGCCCGGCACGCCGCCCGACTGCAATGACAACATCGAGTGCACCATAGACTTCTGCAATGAGGAGACCGACGAATGCGAGCACAGTCCTGATGACAGCAAGTGCGACGACGGACTGTGGTGCAATGGCGCTGAGACCTGTGATCCAGTCAAGGGCTGTCAGCCCGGCACGCCGCCCGACTGCAGTGATGGCATCGATTGTACCATAGACTTCTGCAACGAGGAGACCGACGAGTGCGAGCACAGTCCTGATGACAGCAAGTGCGACGACGGACTGTGGTGCAATGGCGCTGAGACCTGTGATCCAACCAAGGGATGTCAGCCAGGGACGGCACCAGACTGCAGTGATGGCATCGATTGTACCATAGACTCATGCAACGAGGAGACTGACGAGTGCGAGCACAGTCCTGATGACAGCAAGTGCGACGACGGACTGTGGTGCAATGGCGCTGAGACCTGTGATCCAGTCAAGGGCTGTCAGCCCGGCACGCCGCCCGACTGCAGTGATGGCATCGATTGTACCATAGACTTCTGCAACGAGGAGACCGACGAGTGCGAGCACAGTCCTGATGACAGCAAGTGCGACGACGGACTGGTGCAATGGCGCTGAGACCTGTGATCCAGTTAAGGGATGCCAGCCCGGCACGCAGCCCGACTGGGGTGAAGGCATCGACTGTACCATAGACTCATGCAATGAAGAGACCGACGAGTGCGAGCACAGTCCTGATGACAGCAAGTGCGACGACGGACTGTGGTGCAATGGCGCTGAGACCTGTGATCCAGTCAAGGGCTGTCAGCCCGGCACGCCGCCCGACTGCAATGACAACATCGAGTGCACCATAGACTTCTGCAATGAGGAGACCGACGAGTGCGAGCACAGTCCTGATGACAGCAAGTGCGACGACGGACTGTGGTGCAATGGCGCTGAGACCTGTGATCCAGTCAAGGGCTGTCAGCCCGGCACGCCGCCCGACTGCAATGACAACATCGAGTGCACCAGACTTCTGCAATGAGGAGACCGACGAATGCGAGCACAGTCCTGATGACAGCAAGTGCGACGACGGACTGTGGTGCAATGGCGCTGAGACCTGTGATCCAGTCAAGGGCTGTCAGCCCGGCACGCCGCTCGACTGCAGTGATGGCATCGATTGTACCAAGACTTCTGCAACGAGGAGACCGACGAATGCGAGCACAGTCCTGATGACAGCAAGTGCGACGACGGACTGTGGTGCAATGGCGCTGAGACTTGTGATCCAGTCAAGGGCTGTCAGCCCGGCACGCCCTGACTGCAGTGATGGCATCGATTGTACCATAGACTTCTGCAACGAGGAGACCGACGAGTGCGAGCACAGTCCTGATGACAGCAAGTGCGACGACGGACTGTGGTGCAATGGCGCTGAGACCTGTGATCCAGTCAAGGGCTGTCAGCCCGGCACGCCGCCCGACTGCAATGACAACATCGAGTGCACCATAGACTTCTGCAACGAGGAGACCGACGAATGCGAGCACAGTCCTGATGACGACTTCTGCGATGACTATGATGTCTGCAACGGCATCGAGGTCTGTGATCCAGCCTCAGGCTGCTTGCCCGGCACTCCCCTGGATTGTGATGACAAAGATCCCTGCACCATTGATAGCTGCGATCCAATAGAGGGCTGCATCCACACGGCCATCGATTGCGATGATGGCGATCCATGCACCATTGATGAGTGCATCGATGGCATATGCGTCCACACCCAAATACCAGGCTGTGGCTGCGATTGTTCTGCCTATGCACCGGATATATGCCTGCCTATGGTCTGCATTGAAAGAGGTGGCGTCTTGGTCTGCAAAGACTACAGCCTCCCTCAATACCTGCCGCAAGTGAAGAACAAGGTGATGTCTGCTGGTGGAGGATGCACAGGTGACTGCAAGAGCTTCAATCTAGTCCTTCCATCCAGTATCAATTGGAATACTCCTGGCCCGTATGAGTATAGCGTTGTCTGTGAAGATGCAAGCAAAACCTGCTCTTCCACAGATACAGGGAGGCTGGTCCTGGACTATAACTGCGGCTGCGGAGCTTGTGGATGCTCCGGCTTCTGCTGAACAGAGTGAGGAGCACCATCCTGCTCCAACTCTGATTTTTTTTTTATAAAAACAAAAAAAGAGCCAGGTGATTGAAGTTGGACTGAGGGGGTGATTACGCCCCCTTCAGATCCTCCCGTGAGGTGATATCCTTTATCTCTTTTTTCAGATCCTCGGGCAGCCCCTTGATCTCCACATCCAAAAAGCCGCGAACGATGACGCTTGTGGCCTGCTCAGAGGAGAGGCCTCGGGCCATCAGATACTCCAGCTCCTCCTCGGAGATTCTGCCCACTGCTGCCTCATGGGACATATCCAGATCCCGACAATGGCCATCAAGCTCCGGTATGGAGTAGATCCGCCCCTCATTGGAGAGGAGAAGGCCCGCACACTCCAGATGGGCGCGCGCTCCGGGGACATTGCCCGTCATCCTCCCCCGGGCGATCACATCTCCCCCCATGCAGATTACCCGGGAGATGGACTCGGCGCTGGTCTCAGGGGCATTCAGGAATACATCGCTCCCCACATCGATATTGCCCATAGTGGAGTAGATCACTGTATTGAAGCTGGCCACTGCACCCCGGCCGGCGAGGGTTGCAGTGGGGAAGGTCTGCAGGGTCTTGACCGGGCGGAGCATGATGTAGTTGTTGTACATGGACCCGCCTTCAGCGATGGTCACTCCGGTCCTGGGGCGTACCTCCACCTCCTTTCCCCAGCTATGCACCATGGTGAAGCTAACCTTGGCGTTTTTTTGGATGTAGTACTCTGAGACCCCTATATGCAGCCCCCTTTGAACATGAGAGGGTGTAGTGCAGCCGGTGATGACATGCAGCTCAGAGCCCTCCTCGGCGATGACGATGTTATGGACCCGCTGGTTGAGGTTGGTGGAGCCCAGATACAGGCAGCTCTTGACCGGGAAGACGGTCTTCATGCCCTTCCTGGCGCGGATGAAAAAGCCTGTCGGCGGAGCTTCAGCCACATCTGCAGTGTATTTGTCTGCATCCGCCGCCACCAGCTTCCACCAGTAGTCCTGCAGGAAGTCATACTTCTTCAGGGCGGAGGCAATGTCCATGATCTCCACCCCTTCGTGCAGTGATTTGGCCACCACCGGGGTCTGATCCATCTGCACATAAGCCCCAGAGCTCTCATCGTCCAGGGTCACACCCACGTCCAGAGCCGCCTTCTTTACTGTATTGGGCAGGTCCTCAGCATCATCGACTATGCTCTGAGGCTTGGCCTCGGACTGGTAGCTATCCAGGTCCACATCGGTGCCGTAGAGCGCCTTCTTATCCCGCGCCCGGCGTGCCTTCTCCTCTATGCCTGACATACACACCCCACACAGCCCTCATATCCACTTCTCTTGATCTGCTCCAAGATCTCCCCTGGATCTCCGCTGCAGACGATAGCTCCCCCCAGCATGACATGGGCCCGGTCCGCCTTCATATAATTCAAGATATGGCCGAAGTGAGTGATGATGATCCCGGATTTGGTCCGTTGGCTTGGGCGCTGATCCTTCTGAGTGAGCTGGTTTATGACATCACCGATGAGCTTGATGTTCTCCAGATCCACCCCCGAGTCGGGCTCATCAAGCATCACCAGGTCCGGCTGCTGGGCGAGGAGCTGGACCATCTCCGAGCGCTTGATCTCTCCCCCCGAGAACCCGCGGTTGACATCCCTCTCCGCGAAGGCCTCAAAGTCCATGCTCTTGAGAATGGTGCTGATGTCTGCCTGGGGATTGATGATCTTGATCAGATCCTTGAGCCTCAGGCCGCGGACGGCCGGAGGGCGCTGAAAGGCCATCCCGATGCCCAGGCGGGCCCGCTCATCCATGGACATATGGGTGATATCTTTTCCTTTGAATATGATTCGTCCTTTGTCGACGGTATACCTGGGAATGCCGGCTATGACATTCAAGAGAGTGGTCTTTCCCGTCCCATTGGGGCCGAAGAGGGCATGGGTCTCGCCACTGTTTATCCTAAGGTTTAAGTCCTTCAGAACCTGTTTACTGCCGATGCTGACCGACAGATCTTCAATCTCCAGCAGCCGCATCACCTCCAATTACCTGTTAGGTCTGGCTCAGGGCTTATATTATCTTTTGCTGCCATCGGGCCCTGGGATTGGATCCAGGGTGCATTGGGCCACTGCCTCCAGCTCATCTATCGCCCGGCGGAGGGGGGCGTAGCTCATCACCACTCCGCCCCCCTCTTTCTCCCGCCAGCCCAATAGCCGGCAGAGAGCGGTGTCGTACTCCTCTGTATCGATCTTCCTCCTCTGCAGGTACTCGTGTCCCCATGGCCCAGCCAACAGATACTTGTTCAGTGGATCGGAGCTGCCTGC
Coding sequences within:
- a CDS encoding choice-of-anchor E domain-containing protein, which codes for MRDKLMLLVVLVGLIFGLSASALEYSPDCAEFSNKTTDWNRTLSVDKFDPSLGVLKGVKVSADACASQLFMLDSEDSEPQCWTVVTNAWLSAAMPDGKDFVLSLPEKTNQFCLSADLDEEPDFKGDDSFSFFIKECVKDERTYNDLENWIGPGKVEFRVIAKGITDVAGSSSFDQRVRTFANETICVTYYYESCDDGLWCNGIETSNGLICLPGTPPDCSDGIECTIDFCNEETDRCEHRADDSKCDDGLWCNGAETCDPAKGCQPGTPPDCNDGIECTIDFCNEETDRCEHRPDDSKCDDGIFCNGAETCDPVEGCLPGTPPDCNDNIECTIDFCNEETDRCEHRPDDSKCDDGIFCNGAETCDPVEGCLLGTPPDCNDNIECTIDFCNEETDECEHSPDDSKCDDGLWCNGAETCDPVKGCQPGTPPTAMTTSSAP
- a CDS encoding SufD family Fe-S cluster assembly protein, with the protein product MSGIEEKARRARDKKALYGTDVDLDSYQSEAKPQSIVDDAEDLPNTVKKAALDVGVTLDDESSGAYVQMDQTPVVAKSLHEGVEIMDIASALKKYDFLQDYWWKLVAADADKYTADVAEAPPTGFFIRARKGMKTVFPVKSCLYLGSTNLNQRVHNIVIAEEGSELHVITGCTTPSHVQRGLHIGVSEYYIQKNAKVSFTMVHSWGKEVEVRPRTGVTIAEGGSMYNNYIMLRPVKTLQTFPTATLAGRGAVASFNTVIYSTMGNIDVGSDVFLNAPETSAESISRVICMGGDVIARGRMTGNVPGARAHLECAGLLLSNEGRIYSIPELDGHCRDLDMSHEAAVGRISEEELEYLMARGLSSEQATSVIVRGFLDVEIKGLPEDLKKEIKDITSREDLKGA
- the sufC gene encoding Fe-S cluster assembly ATPase SufC — encoded protein: MLEIEDLSVSIGSKQVLKDLNLRINSGETHALFGPNGTGKTTLLNVIAGIPRYTVDKGRIIFKGKDITHMSMDERARLGIGMAFQRPPAVRGLRLKDLIKIINPQADISTILKSMDFEAFAERDVNRGFSGGEIKRSEMVQLLAQQPDLVMLDEPDSGVDLENIKLIGDVINQLTQKDQRPSQRTKSGIIITHFGHILNYMKADRAHVMLGGAIVCSGDPGEILEQIKRSGYEGCVGCVCQA